A stretch of Vigna angularis cultivar LongXiaoDou No.4 chromosome 4, ASM1680809v1, whole genome shotgun sequence DNA encodes these proteins:
- the LOC108321047 gene encoding fasciclin-like arabinogalactan protein 4 isoform X1 has protein sequence MQFACSHTHNLTSLSHLNSIQLNTTQNRTQQTKQPLTNTADHRPILNPATLLNTMRSRSHHGISITQNALALLYLFCILTNPPASTALNFTALLSTVPDLSQFTALLASATPITADLSDRSSLSILAVPNAFLAADDHLARHHLSPAALADVLRYHVLLQFLSWSDLRALPSSGKLVTTLLQTTGRATDNFGSVNLTRDPQSGLVSIRSPAPYSPSNVTVLSLVKTLPYNVTIFAVNSLLIPYGLDLMASETRPNIVLNITKALIDGHNFNVAASMLAASGVVQEFEADEGGAGITLFVPVDDAFADLPPSVALQSLPADKKGVVLKFHVLHSYYPLGSLESVVNPFQPTLATEAMGAGSFTLNISRVNGSVAINTGIVQASVTQTVFDQNPVAIFGVSKVLLPREIFGRNPTVTAKPIEGAPPPDEDALSPENSPGLDGQPSHLSSPPGFREDVRSHGGGIGLSFAVVFCCIGLYLVV, from the exons ATGCAATTTGCATGCTCACACACTCACAACCTCACTTCACTCTCTCATCTCAATTCAATTCAACTCAACACGACACAGAACAGaacacaacaaacaaaacaaccaCTAACTAACACCGCAGACCACCGTCCAATTCTCAATCCGGCAACACTGCTCAACACAATGCGTTCTCGATCTCACCATGGAATTTCGATTACCCAAAATGCCCTCGCCCTGCTTTATTTATTCTGCATCCTCACCAACCCACCTGCGTCCACGGCTCTCAACTTCACCGCGCTGCTCTCCACCGTCCCGGACCTCTCCCAATTCACCGCGCTCCTCGCCTCCGCGACGCCTATAACGGCGGATCTCTCCGACCGCTCCTCCCTCTCCATCCTCGCCGTCCCCAACGCCTTTCTCGCCGCCGATGACCACCTCGCCCGCCACCACCTCTCCCCCGCCGCCCTTGCTGATGTCCTACGCTACCACGTCCTCCTCCAGTTCCTCTCCTGGTCTGACCTCCGCGCCCTCCCCTCCTCCGGGAAACTCGTCACCACGCTCCTCCAGACAACCGGACGCGCTACCGACAACTTCGGCTCCGTGAACCTCACGCGCGACCCCCAATCCGGCCTCGTCTCGATCCGCTCCCCCGCCCCTTACTCCCCCTCAAACGTCACCGTTTTGTCCCTCGTCAAAACCCTACCCTACAATGTCACCATCTTCGCCGTCAATTCCCTCCTCATTCCCTACGGCCTCGACCTCATGGCGTCCGAAACCCGCCCCAACATCGTCCTCAACATCACCAAAGCTCTAATCGACGGCCACAACTTCAACGTCGCCGCCTCAATGCTCGCGGCCTCCGGCGTAGTTCAG gAATTTGAGGCTGATGAGGGTGGTGCTGGAATCACTCTTTTCGTACCGGTGGATGATGCCTTTGCTGATCTTCCACCCTCTGTGGCCCTTCAGTCTCTACCTGCAGATAAAAAAGGGGTGGTTCTTAAATTCCATGTCCTCCATTCCTATTACCCTCTTGGCTCGCTTGAATCGGTTGTTAACCCCTTCCAACCCACCCTCGCCACTGAGGCCATGGGTGCTGGTAGTTTCACACTCAACATTTCGCGTGTGAATGGCTCTGTTGCCATCAACACCGGCATTGTACAGGCCTCAGTCACGCAGACCGTCTTTGATCAGAACCCTGTTGCCATTTTTGGGGTTTCCAAGGTTCTCTTGCCGAGGGAGATTTTTGGCAGGAATCCTACTGTCACTGCCAAGCCTATTGAAGGTGCTCCTCCGCCAGATGAGGATGCGCTGTCACCAGAGAATTCGCCGGGATTAGATGGACAGCCCTCGCATCTATCATCACCGCCGGGGTTTCGCGAAGATGTGCGGTCACATGGTGGTGGTATAGGATTGTCCTTTGCTGTTGTTTTTTGCTGTATAGGATTGTATCTTGTGGTatag
- the LOC108321050 gene encoding uncharacterized protein LOC108321050 → MASSEVEIASSSPFGSVLRDRNHREECRESNAKGTHNHHAKLQRNNKNFVTDINTCRGVSSDSATNENNSGGSTNKGVNQRKAPKNSRLEKLRFTRANSFNDNGSSNNNNKKETSLSMLISPRHSQLLDRWAARQAREMVSNLENGAELLSMDDVDIFPRTPSSTSEEESCSLEIPNMAASSLVQIWEKRLKQSGVSKTNTSSEKIGSSSSPTNENANASFPEEECFDGPSGNEESSFQSSFPEWESSDHSISPQARSESGVSVASIIKKLTSTSQNQSPTASFVDENEQEGYFSSSVTGSPCRERECGQQQPPSEHKLVCPLRIRGRQAFNDMLMQMENDRHRELNNLSERGTVSKFAQRGRIQALLRIKLLQRDLVANDRSRQNSTSCEVNNRHSQGSAIMQLRERFCSGVEPRIPVHAEVANPRSPQREAVNKTTQLGNSATTNQVRKDTRNQTAHGSANHATKSPQKSVSHTRIDHNTEEAPPSSDVMIQETNPRSDAKAQHNDSKETSEATTSMTDSGLKEMTDRAEASSEQNANTKSSNDETVNEEDISNEQYAESSYQETVEEASNQNYAESSYGDEMEGEETDQNCDYETNYNWISEISRPKSYWEERRQAWYREMLETGSQNEDIRRLLERRTVSSFLSSDFRDRMDRLMESHRGTQAHLVNSQDYEENSQELMAFLQERLHSARASQDGRDAIEEEEEKENADEHEHEDESLISDPYHEAGGYSNRSSSCSYRDNEAGDDFDRVVSLSRQPYQSQSFYQESRQSASPSTNHHSMEMELIYDLRGHMEQLYHEMSDLKKIIKGCMNMQMELQQTMKVEINSVEKEKKKSRNRTPKKKGNCCICYEVKVDSVLYRCGHMCACLKCAIELQCNSGKCPICRAKIVDVVRVYIDG, encoded by the exons ATGGCATCTTCCGAGGTTGAGATTGCTTCTTCCTCGCCCTTCGGTTCCGTTCTGAGAGACCGCAACCACCGCGAAGAATGCAGGGAAAGCAACGCCAAGGGCACGCATAATCATCATGCCAAGTTACAAAGAAACAACAAGAACTTTGTCACGGACATTAACACGTGCCGGGGGGTGTCTTCTGATTCCGCAACAAACGAAAACAACAGCGGCGGCAGCACGAACAAAGGCGTTAACCAGCGTAAGGCTCCCAAAAACAGTCGCTTGGAGAAACTTCGTTTCACACGAGCCAACTCCTTCAATGACAACggcagcagcaacaacaacaacaaaaaggaGACCTCTTTGTCCATGTTGATCAGCCCCAGACACTCACAGCTTCTCGATCGATGGGCAGCGAGACAGGCTCGGGAGATGGTGTCGAATTTGGAAAATGGGGCTGAACTGTTGTCAATGGATGACGTTGACATTTTCCCAAGGACACCCAGTTCGACATCTGAGGAAGAATCGTGCTCCTTGGAGATCCCTAATATGGCTGCCTCTTCTCTTGTTCAGATATGGGAGAAGAGACTGAAACAATCAGGTGTCTCCAAAACGAACACATCGTCTGAGAAGATTGGTTCGTCCTCTTCTCCCACGAATGAGAATGCTAATGCTTCATTCCCCGAGGAAGAATGCTTTGATGGACCCTCAGGGAATGAAGAAAGTTCCTTTCAGTCCTCATTTCCTGAGTGGGAATCGAGTGACCATTCCATTTCGCCACAAGCCAGGTCTGAGAGTGGTGTCAGTGTTGCTAGCATCATAAAGAAACTCACTTCTACCAGCCAGAATCAGAGTCCAACAGCTTCCTTTGTTGATGAGAATGAACAAGAAGGGTATTTTAGTAGTAGTGTGACAGGTTCTCCTTGTAGAGAGCGTGAATGTGGTCAACAACAACCACCTTCGGAGCATAAATTGGTGTGTCCCCTGCGAATTAGAGGGCGTCAGGCATTCAATGATATGCTTATGCAGATGGAGAATGACAGGCACAGGGAGCTCAACAACTTGTCAGAGCGTGGAACCGTGTCTAAGTTCGCACAAAGAGGTCGCATTCAG GCATTGCTTCGGATTAAATTATTGCAACGTGATCTGGTGGCTAATGATCGCTCCCGGCAGAATTCAACATCATGTGAAGTAAACAACAGACATTCACAAGGGTCTGCAATTATGCAATTAAG GGAAAGATTTTGCAGTGGGGTTGAACCTAGAATTCCGGTCCATGCAGAAGTAGCTAACCCAAGAAGTCCTCAAAGAGAGGCAGTTAACAAAACCACTCAATTGGGTAACTCTGCCACCACTAATCAAGTCAGAAAAGACACAAGAAACCAGACAGCTCATGGTAGTGCAAATCATGCCACAAAATCCCCGCAAAAGTCTGTTTCACATACTAGAATAGATCATAATACAGAAGAAGCTCCTCCAAGTTCAGATGTCATGATCCAAGAAACAAATCCACGTTCAGATGCCAAGGCTCAACACAATGACTCAAAAGAAACTAGTGAGGCAACGACGTCCATGACTGATTCAGGTCTAAAAGAGATGACAGACAGGGCAGAAGCGAGTAGCGAACAGAATGCTAATACTAAAAGTAGTAATGATGAGACAGTAAATGAAGAAGATATTAGTAACGAGCAGTATGCTGAATCCAGTTACCAGGAGACAGTAGAAGAGGCAAGTAATCAGAATTATGCTGAAAGCAGTTATGGTGATGAGATGGAGGGAGAGGAAACTGACCAGAATTGTGACTATGAAACTAATTATAACTGGATCAGTGAAATTTCTAGGCCTAAGAGCTATTGGGAAGAGCGCAGGCAAGCCTGGTATAGAGAGATGCTTGAAACTGGTTCTCAGAATGAGGATATAAGGAGGCTTCTTGAAAG AAGAACAGTGTCAAGTTTCCTTTCTAGTGACTTTCGGGATAGAATGGATAGATTGATGGAATCTCATAGGGGAACTCAAGCACATTTAGTCAATAGCCAGGACTATGAGGAAAACAGCCAAGAATTGATGGCATTTTTACAAGAACGCTTGCATTCTGCAAGAGCTTCTCAAGATGGAAGAGATGCaattgaggaagaagaagagaaggaaaatGCAGATGAGCATGAGCATGAGGATGAGAGCTTGATAAGCGATCCATATCATGAAGCTGGTGGTTATTCTAATCGTTCCTCATCATGCAGTTACAGGGACAATGAAGCCGGTGACGATTTTGATAGAGTTGTTTCACTATCCCGACAACCTTATCAATCTCAATCTTTCTATCAGGAGAGTCGGCAATCTGCATCTCCATCCACCAACCATCATTCAATG GAAATGGAACTCATATATGATTTGAGAGGGCACATGGAGCAACTCTATCACGAGATGTCTGACCTGAAGAAAATCATAAAGGGCTGCATGAATATGCAGATGGAATTACAACAAACCATGAAAGTAGAGATTAACTCAG ttgaaaaagaaaaaaagaaatcccGTAACAGGACTCCAAAAAAGAAAGGCAACTGCTGCATTTGCTATGAGGTGAAAGTTGACTCTGTTTTGTACag GTGTGGACACATGTGTGCGTGTCTCAAGTGTGCCATCGAGCTGCAATGTAACAGTGGAAAATGTCCCATATGTCGGGCTAAAATAGTGGATGTTGTTCGAGTATATATTGACGGTTAG
- the LOC108321047 gene encoding fasciclin-like arabinogalactan protein 4 isoform X2, producing MQFACSHTHNLTSLSHLNSIQLNTTQNRTQQTKQPLTNTADHRPILNPATLLNTMRSRSHHGISITQNALALLYLFCILTNPPASTALNFTALLSTVPDLSQFTALLASATPITADLSDRSSLSILAVPNAFLAADDHLARHHLSPAALADVLRYHVLLQFLSWSDLRALPSSGKLVTTLLQTTGRATDNFGSVNLTRDPQSGLVSIRSPAPYSPSNVTVLSLVKTLPYNVTIFAVNSLLIPYGLDLMASETRPNIVLNITKALIDGHNFNVAASMLAASGVVQEFEADEGGAGITLFVPVDDAFADLPPSVALQSLPADKKGVVLKFHVLHSYYPLGSLESVVNPFQPTLATEAMGAGSFTLNISRVNGSVAINTGIVQASVTQTVFDQNPVAIFGVSKVLLPREIFGRNPTVTAKPIEGAPPPDEDALSPENSPGLDGQPSHLSSPPGFREDVRSHGGGVCGGCFLLLSYT from the exons ATGCAATTTGCATGCTCACACACTCACAACCTCACTTCACTCTCTCATCTCAATTCAATTCAACTCAACACGACACAGAACAGaacacaacaaacaaaacaaccaCTAACTAACACCGCAGACCACCGTCCAATTCTCAATCCGGCAACACTGCTCAACACAATGCGTTCTCGATCTCACCATGGAATTTCGATTACCCAAAATGCCCTCGCCCTGCTTTATTTATTCTGCATCCTCACCAACCCACCTGCGTCCACGGCTCTCAACTTCACCGCGCTGCTCTCCACCGTCCCGGACCTCTCCCAATTCACCGCGCTCCTCGCCTCCGCGACGCCTATAACGGCGGATCTCTCCGACCGCTCCTCCCTCTCCATCCTCGCCGTCCCCAACGCCTTTCTCGCCGCCGATGACCACCTCGCCCGCCACCACCTCTCCCCCGCCGCCCTTGCTGATGTCCTACGCTACCACGTCCTCCTCCAGTTCCTCTCCTGGTCTGACCTCCGCGCCCTCCCCTCCTCCGGGAAACTCGTCACCACGCTCCTCCAGACAACCGGACGCGCTACCGACAACTTCGGCTCCGTGAACCTCACGCGCGACCCCCAATCCGGCCTCGTCTCGATCCGCTCCCCCGCCCCTTACTCCCCCTCAAACGTCACCGTTTTGTCCCTCGTCAAAACCCTACCCTACAATGTCACCATCTTCGCCGTCAATTCCCTCCTCATTCCCTACGGCCTCGACCTCATGGCGTCCGAAACCCGCCCCAACATCGTCCTCAACATCACCAAAGCTCTAATCGACGGCCACAACTTCAACGTCGCCGCCTCAATGCTCGCGGCCTCCGGCGTAGTTCAG gAATTTGAGGCTGATGAGGGTGGTGCTGGAATCACTCTTTTCGTACCGGTGGATGATGCCTTTGCTGATCTTCCACCCTCTGTGGCCCTTCAGTCTCTACCTGCAGATAAAAAAGGGGTGGTTCTTAAATTCCATGTCCTCCATTCCTATTACCCTCTTGGCTCGCTTGAATCGGTTGTTAACCCCTTCCAACCCACCCTCGCCACTGAGGCCATGGGTGCTGGTAGTTTCACACTCAACATTTCGCGTGTGAATGGCTCTGTTGCCATCAACACCGGCATTGTACAGGCCTCAGTCACGCAGACCGTCTTTGATCAGAACCCTGTTGCCATTTTTGGGGTTTCCAAGGTTCTCTTGCCGAGGGAGATTTTTGGCAGGAATCCTACTGTCACTGCCAAGCCTATTGAAGGTGCTCCTCCGCCAGATGAGGATGCGCTGTCACCAGAGAATTCGCCGGGATTAGATGGACAGCCCTCGCATCTATCATCACCGCCGGGGTTTCGCGAAGATGTGCGGTCACATGGTGGTG GAGTTTGTGGTGGTTGCTTCTTACTGTTATCTTACACCTAG